AATTCAACTCCATCTGCATTTAAATCCGTCTGAAATGTTATGCTGTAAAAGAAAATCATACTGTGTAGCTGCTGCTTGCATTTTTGCTTTCACTTTGGTGATTCTATATTATCTTTGGACACAGGGGCACTCTCTCCTACCAAATATAACACCACAAGAAGGCAACCTCTGTAGAGGGGAACTTGCCAGCAATACAATCACAGCCATAAAAGGTACTAGAACTTTGATCATTGCCCCATACTTCGATAATAGAAAAAGCAAAATAACCCGCGTGATTGGGATTGCTCACCATGAAAAGGTGAAAGACCTTTTCTGTTGGTTCTGCTGCCAGCCTGATGGTGAAATATATGTATCAACGGCAGCAATAGATGTTCATTCAGATCGATTTGGATTCCCTTACGGGGCAGCAGACTTGCTTTGTTCAGAACCTCAAAACTGTGATCCAAACTTTGTATCCATCAGTTGGGAACCTAAAGGAAATATTGACCAACTACCAaggtttgaaataaaaaaccgCAAGCCTGAGACCTTACCCATTGAATTCACTGTGTGTATCTCTCCCATGTTTGGAAATTATAGCAATGTCTTACAATTTATACAGGCCATGGAGATGTATAAAATTCTTGGGGCACAGAAAGTTATTATCTATAAGAACAGTTGCAGCCAATTGATGGAGAAAGCCTTGGAATTTTATATTGCAGAAGGAACCATTGAGATAATTCCCTGGCCAATTACTTCATACCTCAACGTTTCTTCTCGATGGCATTTTTCTATGGATACCAAAGACATTGGCTACTATGGACAAATCACAGCTCTAAATGACTGTGTTTACCGCAACATGTACAAGAGCAAGTTTGTGCTTCTTAATGATATTGATGAAATTATTTTGCCCATGAAACACCCAGACTGGAAAATTATGATGAGCGGCCTTCAAGAGCAAAATCCAGGGGCTGGCATTTTCCTCTTTGAGAGCCACATCTTCCCTAAAACTGTATATGCTTCTACTGACATATTCAACATTACATCCTGGAATGCTGTGCCTGGCGTTAACATCCTGCAGCATATTCACAGAGAGCCTAacagaaaaaatgtatttaatcctAAAAAAATGATAGTTGATCCAAGGAAAGTGGTTCAGACTTCAGTCCACTCTGTCCTACATGCCTATGCGGACAGTATGAATGTTCCCATTGATGTTGCCCTTATTTATCATTGCCGGGAACCCCTTCAAGTAAAGCTTCCTAGAGAATCCCTGATTAGGGATACAACTATCTGGAGATATAACTCATCATTAATCATGAATGTTAACAAAGTGCTACAGAAAACAGTGTTCTAAGTGCAGAAAATGAGAccatgagggggtggggaaggggtggattaCCAATATGTATAGattctggaaggagggtcccaactaaggtctgctccagcttgatgttctccttccccaggactttcatcctccttaacaccACAGAGGCTATCAGACcaggggtgggaccactctacttgTGCCCCAGAAAGTGtcatctatgtacctctgtctcccttagctctgccagttcagccactctggtctccagagcCCATACTCAgtctgagggccatgagctgcTTGCACCAAATACATACACATTGCCTATTTCTCAGATGCTGTCTCTAGGCTTTCATATTTCACTCAGTTTAATTGCAATGGAGAATTAATTGAAGTGATCTGAGTCTTTTTCACAGCTTCATATGTCGTCGTAGATTGTCACAAGGTCCCACGTGCTTTAGATCACTGgtaaatgtatttatccttatcCGATGTTGTTATaaagctaaggtaaccctgctggcacctaacccaaaatggccaataaggaaacaaaattatttcagatctggagtggaggggaggggagaacaaagggtttggtctgtctgtataATGCTTTtgctgaaaacaaataaaaaatgcagcctcacaactcctgttaagttagtaagtaatctagctagaaatgctttagatttccttttgtttagtggctggtaaaataagctgtgctggatggaatgtatatttttgtttttgtgtctttttgtaacttaaggttttgcctagaggcatTCTCTAGGTTTtaaatctaattatcctgtaaggtatttaccatcctaattttacagagatgattcttttaccttttctttaattaagattcttcttttaaaaacctaattaatttttcattgttcttaaaatccaagggtttgggtctgtgttcacctgtacaaattggtgaggattcttatcaagccttccccaaaaaagggggtatagggcttggggggatattttgggggaagatgtctccaagtgggctgttTCCTTGTTCTtcatttaaaatgcttggtggtggcagcatacggttcaaaaacaaggcaaagtttgtaccttgggaaagtttttaacctaagctggttcttACCAGcttataagcttagggggtctttcatggaggtccccacatctttaccctaaagttcagagtggggaaaaaaccttgacatggtggtagAGGTGGGATCATTTTAAACcaaagatcattttgaaccagaagcacagcaggattttaaaaggttttgtaaaaggtgattgcagctgtaaattctgtctctctgcctgggggacagagcagcaggcataacaaaaggtggttaccctttcctttatatttataacagatGTGTTCACTGATTGTTGTCTTGTCTGCATGGGACTTTTTAATTGCACGTTATCTGTAACTTGGGTCTCCACCAAGTGCTGTTTCCAATATCCTCTatagatgatgtcatggtatcctcctgcactgaggatacctctctgaGGCAAGTTATTAGGAACAGACAGGAATAGTAACGAGGGAtttgatttttagaaatatagatagttgggtttgtgatgactggaaAAATTGCTGGCGAATTGCTGGCTGAGCGTGAAGGTTTTAGACCTCACAGAACATCTAGGCTGAGTTATGTACCGTgcaaaggaggagctgggggttgtAGTACCTACATGTGCCAATGACCTAGGGCAGTGATCTCCAACCTTTTaacacccaagatcactttttgaattgaagggcaacccaggatctatcctgtcccttccctgtttcctcacttccccaggtgggtattgtagttttaagagtGCTTGataaacagattgacagagcgagacgggtacccagaaatcacctactacaggacaggccccataaggaaaacagaacaccactggccatcacttACAGCCCCCAgataaaacctctccagcacattatcaacaatctacaacctatcctggaaaatgatccctcactctctcagaccttgggagacaggccagtcctcctcacttacagacagccccccaacctgaagcaaatactcaccagcaactacacaccgcaccacagaaacactaaacacaggaaccaatccctgtagcaaaccttgttgcctactctgtccccatatctactctagcgacactaTCAGATGACcaaaccacatcagccacaccatcagaggctcattcacctgcacgtctactaatgttgtatataccatcatgtgccagcactgcccctctgccatgtacattggccaaaccggacagtccctacgtaaaagaataaatggacacaaatcggacatcaggaatggtaacgtacagaagccagtgggagaacacttcaatcttcctggacattctataacagatttaaaagtagctatacttgaacaaaaaaacttcagaaacagacttcaaagagaaacagcagaactaaaattcatttgcaaatttaccaccattaatttgggcttgattAGAAACTGGGACTAggggctggctcattacagaagcagctttgcctctcctggaattgacacctcctcatctattgttgggagtggactacatgcactctgatcaaattggcccggtcagcactggttctccacttgtgaggtaactcccttctcttcatgtgtcagtatatttatgtctgcatctgtaattttcactctatgcatctgaagaagtggggtttttacccatgaaagcttatgctcaaataaatgttagtctttaaggtgccaccggactccttgttgtttttctggatacagactaacacagctaccccaatacttggctctgggaggaggctcagggcagaggcttggggtgcaagagggggtatggggtgctggcttcaggagcaggctcagggttggggtgcaggctcccagcagggggcacttaCCTCGGACAGCTCCCAATCGGTGGCGcaacggggctaaggcaggctccttgcctgccccggccccactcaGGCACATCAGCACCTCCTCCCCATCACGAGCCaggccacccccccacacacaccctgccagcCAGTAGTGCACAACGTGaccatgccactcccggaagggACCAAAGTGCCCCtgtggcccggggggggggggggcacatggctctgcatgctgtccctctctgcaggcactggctccgcagctcccattggccacagctcttTGTTTCCAgctatgggagctgcaggggtggtgcttgcaggcagaagCAGCGCGTGAAGAcccctgctggccgcttctggaaGAGGCATTGGGCTGCGGCaggcagccctgctgcaccaccacagccggagatcgcgatcgactgggagagtctccaggatcgaccagttgatCACAATCAACTTGTGGGTGACCACTGAcctagggaaaggtaggagagaagTCCTTGAGGACTAATTTAGGCTGCTAGCTAATAAATTAAAgttcaggacctccatggtagcattctctgaaatgcttccagttccacacacagggacagttaggcagaactgcagattctcaatgcatggatgagacagtggtgtttggaggggagggatttaggtttattaggaacagGGGAACCTTTTAAGAAAGGAGAAACCTATATGAGAAGGATGGGCTCTACCTAagccaaaacagaaccagcttgctgatattttaaaattaaaagcataattgagaagtttttaaattaagaactgagggaaagccaacaggtgcaggGCAGCACACGGTTCAGACAGCCACATCctttaggggaggatttattaaagggaacACTTTATATcctagtgtaacccttctgcccatcagagttggcagcaacaagggccgggttcagtatctagggattccattccaataacacaatgcaaaaccagctcgagcccccacccagtgacctgggaaaaaatATAtgaccacccccgctgggcaccaccaagaggcaatacttcccctctcaaaagcacagagtctgagtgtagcgaaaaggcttttaataacagagggaaacaatgtggcattatgttggggaaccaccaccaataggattcataacacaacccatgagcaaaaaacccaccccaagcaaattggggtgtgtcctttccctttggttcttgagtccagcaacccaaaatgacccaaagtcccaaaagtccaacaacccaaaagtctctgtccctggtcagggcagccccagagttcgaaagtttatctgcagagttttacctcccaacctgggtggagatgggggagaggttaaggggcaccttacgtggtccaaatcggattgccccacctctccatggggctccgctctgcccagccacccccatgagctgctccaggcatccgacaaactgctctgctccaccagccactctgctctactcaccgtcccgcaaactgctccaccatatatcttcaggctcccccactacttaacacaacactcagtgatttcagctcttagtaagtttagctcttttgtaattgcagcttgtagtaggggagcctcagtgctggtgcaccattagcccaaagtgaattcagctcagcagcctgtaactagactcctaatggaatcaaaattagctctgatagtggagagaggaggaagtgcaattagcatataaggccctcaccaCGAGGCACATGtgaccaagtattaatacctgtccccagcctctctccattcatagaatatcagggttggaagggacctcaggagatcatctagtccaactcccccccagctcaaagcaggaccaatccccaactaaatcataccagtcattcactgggttttggaacccatgacccttgcctagcgagtgctgcttagttgatggtgagtccctctatcataacaaaaggccgagtacagttccactgtccttgattcacataatcaggataataacagtttattcctgccccaataacagagaaactggggctcctacagcagccaaagtgaccatctaggcagggtgggtgttcctatgcaaatgagatcagcccctgtcgtaaatataaagggaagggtaaacccctttaaaatccctcctggccagaggaaaaatactctcacctgtaaagggttaagaagctaaaggtaacctcactggcacctgaccaaaatgaccaatgaggagaccagatactttcaaaagctgggaggagggagagaaacaaagggtctgtgtctgtctgtatgctgcttttgccagggatagaacaggaatggagtcttagaacttttagtaagtaatctagctaggtatgtgttagattatgatttctttaaagggCTGAGAAaggaattgtgctgaatagaatgactattcctgtctgtgtgtctttttttgtaacttaaggttttgcctagagggattctctatattttgaatctaattaccctgtaaggtatctaccatcctgattttacagaggggatttctttacttctattaaaagtcttcttgtaagaaaactgaatgctttttcattgttctcagatccaagggtttgggtctgtggtcacctatgcaaattggtgaggatttttaccaaacctttcccaggaagtggggtgcaagggttgagaggatttttgggggaaagatgtgttCAAACTACGTtttccagtaaacccagttagagtctggtggtggcagtggagatccaggaacaaaggataaaattaatttgtaccttggggaagttttaacataagctggtgaaagtaagcttaggaggttttcatgcaggtccccacatctgtaccctagagttcagagtgggggaggaaactcgacagcccctgaagttcttttccacaacccaccatgactcgccaccagatgtcagggtagagctcatcctgactctgcttaccctagtaaagaggagaggatagaagttgataaagtacagttaggaactgaagagaaacagtcaaacaaacagaaaaaaaagagtcccattcagttacatcagaTGAAGCAGACAAATATTTACAAATTtcataagtgcttgtatacataTGCAAGAattctaaatactaagatgagtGAACTTGACTGGCtggtattaaataaaaatattgatataatgggcatcacagaaacttggtggaatgaggataatcaacgGGACACAATAGAGtgcaaaatatataggaatgaccaTGTAGGTTACGCTGGTGGGGAGATGGCACTATGTGTGAAAGAAAACATGGAGTCAAACATAGTAAAAAATCTAAAATGATTCAAACTgtcccatagaatctctatgatcaaaaattccatgcttgaataagaaGAATATtgcagtaggaatatattaccaaccacctgcctaggatggtgatggtgactgtgaaatgcttaggGAGATGAGAGAGACTACataaacagaaaacccaataataatgggggatttcaactatccccatattgactgaaAACATATcatctcaggatgggatgcagagatcaAATTTAttgacaccattaatgactgcttcttggagcagctgggcctggaacccacaagggaaaagacaattcttgatttagtcctaaaaggagtacaggatctggtccaagaagtgaatatagctgaaccactgaGTAATAGCAACCATTATGTAATTAAatagtgaaatgcctgcaagctacatggaaaaacattttaaaaataccataatagGCTCAaattgtggaacttgttgccaggggctgttgtgacggccaaaagtataacaggggtcaaaaaagcattagataaattcatggggcATAGGTCTAgtagtggctattagccaagatggtcagggatgcaaccttatgctctgggtgtccctaagcctctgtcCTGTCAGACCTTCTGGCAgtcaacaggggatggatctcaattgtcctgttctgttcatttcctctgaagcatctgccactggcccctgtcggaagacaggatactaagctagatggaccattggtctgacccagtatg
This region of Natator depressus isolate rNatDep1 chromosome 16, rNatDep2.hap1, whole genome shotgun sequence genomic DNA includes:
- the LOC141999736 gene encoding uncharacterized protein LOC141999736, translating into MLCCKRKSYCVAAACIFAFTLVILYYLWTQGHSLLPNITPQEGNLCRGELASNTITAIKGTRTLIIAPYFDNRKSKITRVIGIAHHEKVKDLFCWFCCQPDGEIYVSTAAIDVHSDRFGFPYGAADLLCSEPQNCDPNFVSISWEPKGNIDQLPRFEIKNRKPETLPIEFTVCISPMFGNYSNVLQFIQAMEMYKILGAQKVIIYKNSCSQLMEKALEFYIAEGTIEIIPWPITSYLNVSSRWHFSMDTKDIGYYGQITALNDCVYRNMYKSKFVLLNDIDEIILPMKHPDWKIMMSGLQEQNPGAGIFLFESHIFPKTVYASTDIFNITSWNAVPGVNILQHIHREPNRKNVFNPKKMIVDPRKVVQTSVHSVLHAYADSMNVPIDVALIYHCREPLQVKLPRESLIRDTTIWRYNSSLIMNVNKVLQKTVF